A single Macaca mulatta isolate MMU2019108-1 chromosome 11, T2T-MMU8v2.0, whole genome shotgun sequence DNA region contains:
- the TAS2R42 gene encoding taste receptor type 2 member 42, whose translation MATEMDKIFLTLAIVEFIIGMLGNVFIGLVNCSEGIKNQKVFSVDFILTCLAISTIGHLLVILFDSCVVGLAPHLYATDRVRRPVTMLWHMTNHLTTWLATCLSIFYFFKIAHFPHSLFLWLRWRMNRVIAILLTLSLFLLIFDCLVLEMFIDISLNIIDKSNLTLYLDESKTPYDKLSLLKILLSLNSFIPFSLCLTSLLFLFLSLVRHTRNLKLSSLGSRDSSTEAHRRAMKMVMSLLFLFIVHFFSLQVANWTFCILGNNKYTQFVMLALHAFPSCHSFILILGNSKLRQTVVRLLWHLRNYTKRPNPLPL comes from the coding sequence ATGGCCACCGAAATGGACAAAATCTTTCTGACTCTGGCAATAGTGGAATTCATCATCGGCATGCTGGGGAATGTGTTCATTGGACTGGTAAACTGCTCTGAAGGGATCAAGAACCAAAAGGTCTTCTCAGTTGACTTCATCCTCACCTGCTTGGCTATCTCCACAATTGGTCACCTGTTGGTGATACTGTTTGATTCATGTGTAGTGGGACTTGCTCCACATTTATATGCCACAGATAGAGTACGAAGACCTGTTACTATGCTTTGGCACATGACTAATCACTTGACCACCTGGCTTGCCACCTGCCTgagcattttctatttctttaagataGCCCACTTCCCCCACTCCCTTTTCCTCTGGCTGAGGTGGAGGATGAACAGAGTGATTGCTATACTCCTTACATTGTCTTTGTTCTTACTGATTTTTGACTGTTTAGTGCTAGAAATGTTTATTGATATCTCACTGAATATAATAGATAAAAGTAATCTGACTTTATACTTAGATGAAAGTAAAACTCCCTATGATAAACTCTCTCTGTTAAAAATTCTTCTTAGCTTGAACAGTTTTATCCCCTTTTCTCTGTGCCTGACCTCattgctttttttatttctgtccttGGTGAGACATACTAGAAATTTGAAGCTTAGTTCCTTGGGCTCTAGAGACTCCAGCACAGAGGCCCACAGGAGGGCCATGAAAATGGTGATGTCTTTACTTTTCCTCTTCATAGTTCACTTTTTTTCCTTACAAGTGGCAAATTGGACATTTTGCATATTGGGGAACAACAAGTACACACAGTTTGTCATGTTAGCCTTACATGCCTTTCCCTCGTGCCACTCATTTATTCTCATTCTGGGAAACAGCAAGCTGCGACAGACAGTTGTGAGGCTACTGTGGCATCTTAGGAACTATACAAAAAGACCAAACCCTTTACCTTTGTAG